The Zingiber officinale cultivar Zhangliang chromosome 10A, Zo_v1.1, whole genome shotgun sequence genome contains a region encoding:
- the LOC122027622 gene encoding xyloglucan endotransglucosylase/hydrolase protein 20-like — MKLKLVPGNSAGTVTAFYLSSQGAMHDEIDLEFLGNLSGDPCVLHTNVYSQGKGNREQQFYLWFDPSKHFHTYSVLWNPFHIVFYVDGIPIREFKDKESIGVAYPKSQAMRVYGSLWDAEDWATRGGLVKTDWSKEPFVAAFRNYTANGCSWPSSSCKADAWMWQQLDGAGLNKLRWAQKNYMIYNYCTDTKRFPQGLPPECSAR; from the exons ATGAAACTGAAACTCGTACCGGGGAACTCTGCAGGAACAGTCACCGCCTTTTAT TTGTCGTCGCAAGGTGCAATGCATGATGAGATCGACTTGGAGTTCCTGGGCAACCTCAGCGGGGACCCCTGCGTCCTCCACACCAACGTGTACAGCCAAGGGAAGGGAAACAGAGAGCAGCAGTTCTACCTCTGGTTCGATCCCTCCAAGCATTTCCACACCTACTCTGTTTTGTGGAATCCGTTCCATATTGT GTTCTACGTGGATGGGATACCGATCAGGGAGTTCAAGGACAAGGAGTCGATAGGGGTGGCTTACCCTAAGAGCCAGGCGATGAGGGTTTACGGGAGCCTGTGGGACGCCGAGGACTGGGCAACGAGAGGAGGGCTGGTGAAGACAGATTGGTCCAAGGAGCCCTTCGTCGCCGCCTTCAGGAATTACACCGCCAATGGCTGCTCCTGGCCGTCGTCCTCCTGCAAAGCCGACGCCTGGATGTGGCAGCAGCTCGATGGTGCAGGGCTGAACAAGCTGAGATGGGCGCAAAAGAACTACATGATATACAACTACTGCACTGATACCAAAAGGTTCCCTCAGGGCCTGCCGCCTGAGTGCTCTGCAAGATAG
- the LOC122027064 gene encoding 7-dehydrocholesterol reductase produces the protein MGETKTVHSPIVTYTSIFSLLTLCPPFVILLWYTMVHADGSVLQTFEYFRKHGLQGLKNIWPAPSLIAWKIIACFGAFEAILQLALPGKRVEGPISPNGNIPVYKANGLLAYAVTLVTYLGLWWFGIFNPAVVYDHLGEIYSALIVGSLVFCILLYLKGHLAPSSSDSGSLGNFIIDFYWGMELYPRIGKNFDIKVFTNCRFGMMSWAVLAVTYCIKQYEMNGGVSDSMLVNTVLMLVYITKFFWWEAGYWSTMDIAHDRAGFYICWGCLVWVPSIYTSPGMYLVNHPVHLGTQLAVLILISGLLCIYVNYDCDRQRQVFRRTNGKCLIWGKAPSKIVASYKTEQGETKTSLLLISGWWGVSRHFHYVPEILAAFFWSVPALFNHFLPYFYVIFLIILLLDRAKRDDDRCSSKYGKYWKMYCDKVRYRVVPGIY, from the exons ATGGGGGAAACGAAGACAGTGCATTCACCTATCGTCACTTACACTTCCATATTCTCGCTCCTCACGCTATGCCCTCCCTTCGTCATCCTGCT ATGGTATACGATGGTTCATGCTGATGGCTCAGTCCTGCAAACCTTTGAATATTTTAGGAAACATGGCCTGCAGGGTCTCAAAAATATCTGGCCTGCACCTTCCCTCATTGCTTGGAAGATAATTGCTTGTTTTGGTGCTTTTGAAGCCATACTCCAGCTTGCACTTCCTGGAAAGAGGGTTGAAGGTCCGATCTCTCCTAATGGAAATATACCTGTCTACAAG GCAAATGGGTTATTAGCTTACGCTGTAACATTAGTAACTTACCTCGGCCTTTGGTG GTTTGGAATCTTCAACCCAGCAGTCGTGTATGATCACCTGGGAGAAATTTATTCAGCACTTATTGTGGGAAGCTTAGTGTTCTGCATTTTGTTATACTTGAAA GGTCATTTGGCACCATCTTCTTCGGATTCTGGTTCATTAGGGAACTTCATAATTGATTTTTATTGG GGCATGGAACTGTATCCTCGTATCGGCAAAAACTTTGACATCAAGGTTTTTACAAACTGCCGATTTGGTATGATGTCCTGGGCTGTTCTTGCCGTCACATATTGCATCAAACAG TATGAAATGAATGGTGGAGTATCTGATTCTATGCTGGTGAATACTGTGTTGATGCTTGTCTATATCACTAAATTCTTCTGGTGGGAAGCTGGGTACTGGAGCACTATGGATATTGCACACGATAGGG CTGGATTCTACATCTGTTGGGGATGCTTGGTATGGGTTCCCTCAATCTATACCTCTCCAGGGATGTACCTTGTTAATCATCCTGTTCATCTTGGTACCCAG CTTGCAGTTCTCATACTGATATCTGGACTTCTTTGCATCTATGTTAACTATGACTGCGACAGACAAAGGCAAGTCTTTCGCAGAACCAACGGGAAGTGTTTGATTTGGGGGAAAGCTCCATCAAAG ATAGTTGCTTCCTATAAGACTGAGCAAGGGGAGACGAAAACTAGTCTTCTCCTGATTTCTGGATG GTGGGGTGTATCTCGTCACTTTCACTATGTGCCCGAGATATTAGCTGCATTCTTCTGGAGTGTACCAGCACTTTTTAACCAT TTCCTACCTTATTTCTATGTGATATTTCTCATTATTCTCCTCTTGGATCGAGCGAAAAGGGATGATGATCGATGTTCATCTAA GTACGGAAAGTACTGGAAGATGTACTGCGACAAGGTGCGTTACAGGGTCGTACCTGGGATTTATTAA
- the LOC122026249 gene encoding protein ENHANCED DISEASE RESISTANCE 2-like — MCPTTKNPNDTAYEDASGFAPTRVISLAVVEDPSYDWRREAIEGGSLRHVDLHKGVNGWASPPGDFFRLRGPDYFSSRQKYPSGEWLLRPAGVDWLRSANRLDNVVGRRDNRIATALRRAHSLGRARKAFVVAVNLQIPGRECHSAVFYYAAEDPIPAGSLLYRFIHGDDAFRNARFKIVNRIVKGPWLVRTSVGNHAACLLGKALSCNYHRGENYLEIDVDIGSSAIATAILHIALGCVTEVTIDMGFLVEAQEEEELPERLIGAVRVAQMEMSSARYVETRDVGKEGRLGILH, encoded by the coding sequence ATGTGCCCGACGACGAAGAATCCAAACGACACTGCCTACGAGGATGCCAGCGGTTTCGCACCGACGCGGGTGATCTCCTTGGCCGTGGTGGAGGATCCCAGCTACGACTGGCGGCGGGAGGCGATCGAGGGGGGCAGCCTGCGCCATGTTGACCTCCACAAGGGTGTTAACGGCTGGGCCTCCCCTCCTGGGGATTTCTTCCGGCTACGCGGCCCCGACTATTTCTCCAGTCGCCAGAAGTACCCCTCCGGCGAGTGGCTTCTCCGGCCCGCCGGCGTCGATTGGCTTCGCTCCGCCAACCGCCTTGATAACGTCGTCGGCCGCCGGGACAACCGCATCGCCACCGCTTTACGGCGCGCTCACTCCCTCGGCCGAGCCCGCAAGGCTTTCGTCGTCGCTGTTAACCTCCAGATCCCAGGCCGCGAATGCCACTCCGCGGTGTTCTACTACGCCGCCGAGGATCCGATCCCGGCCGGATCCCTCTTGTACCGCTTCATCCACGGCGACGACGCGTTCAGGAACGCGCGTTTCAAGATCGTGAACCGGATCGTGAAGGGCCCGTGGCTGGTGAGGACGTCCGTGGGGAACCACGCCGCATGCCTCCTGGGGAAGGCGCTCAGTTGCAACTACCACCGCGGGGAGAACTACCTCGAGATCGATGTCGACATCGGGAGCTCCGCCATTGCCACTGCTATCCTTCACATCGCTCTAGGTTGCGTCACCGAAGTGACTATCGATATGGGCTTCCTCGTGGAAGCACAAGAGGAGGAGGAGCTGCCGGAGCGGCTTATTGGGGCGGTTCGGGTGGCGCAAATGGAGATGAGTTCCGCCAGATACGTGGAGACCAGAGACGTTGGAAAGGAAGGACGGTTAGGCATTCTTCACTAG
- the LOC122027623 gene encoding uncharacterized protein LOC122027623 isoform X1: MKRRRAQAALIACLILFVVAGSWRGGVVHRKHSRHHHAGRRPPPPAQELAAAGVATIRRQGCRLKKVDILCNDGEKNQSLVVDNDKRRVPTGSNPLHNSCINQVYQYPEFLSKGIKLQSKRSFSDAHESLADFSRRLQFDAVQFKPDLCLTDTNLYSCEDMRATCGGLGFLIGEEMSINNTATNVNICPRNLCKGS; this comes from the exons ATGAAGAGGAGGCGCGCTCAGGCTGCGTTGATCGCATGCTTAATCTTGTTCGTCGTCGCCGGTTCCTGGCGCGGCGGCGTCGTCCACAGGAAGCACAGTAGGCACCATCACGCCGGACGTCGGCCACCACCACCGGCGCAGGAGCTGGCTGCTGCCGGCGTAGCTACCATTCGCCGGCAAGGATGCAGGTTGAAGAAGGTCGATATTCTCTGTAACGACGGCGAGAAGAACCAGAGCTTGGTCGTCGACAACGACAAGCGGCGCGTGCCGACCGGCTCAAATCCATTGCATAACAG CTGCATCAACCAAGTATACCAGTATCCAGAGTTCTTGAGCAAGGGCATAAA ATTACAAAGCAAGAGGAGCTTCAGTGATGCACATGAGAGCTTGGCAGACTTTTCCAGGCGACTTCAATTTGATGCAGTTCAGTTCAAACCCGACCTCTGTTTAACGGACACAAATCTATATTCATGTGAAGACATGAGAGCCACGTGTGGGGGGTTGGGTTTCCTCATTGGAGAGGAGATGTCAATAAATAATACGGCAACTAATGTTAATATCTGTCCAAGGAATCTATGTAAAGGGTCATAG
- the LOC122027856 gene encoding WRKY transcription factor WRKY51-like, which translates to MAVDLMRYSKIDNQIAIQEAASAGIRSMEHLIQQLSLQQQQQQQPLDCHEIAGHAVSKFKKVISILNRTGHARFRRGPTAPPQPPLPEPSPPAATKTIALAPIPLSVKPPNHPLSLLPPPQSLTLDFTKPATASARECFSMSTPMPSATSSFVSSVTGDGSVSNCTLGPSSLLHPLSAASAGKPPLSSTNKRRCHEHDQTQSEHVAGKYAVPGARCHCSKRRKLRVKHTIRVPAADSKAANIPAGDEYSWRKYGQKPIKGSPYPRGYYKCSTLRGCPARKHVERAPDDPSMLIVTYEGEHRHTPSACIPISGAAAM; encoded by the exons ATGGCCGTCGATCTGATGAGATATTCCAAGATAGACAACCAGATCGCCATCCAGGAAGCAGCCTCCGCCGGCATCCGCTCCATGGAGCATCTGATCCAGCAACTTTCGctccagcagcagcagcagcagcaaccgCTCGACTGCCACGAGATCGCTGGTCACGCCGTCTCCAAATTCAAAAAGGTCATCTCCATCCTCAACCGCACTGGCCACGCTCGCTTCCGCCGAGGCCCCACTGCGCCGCCGCAGCCTCCTCTGCCGGAACCGTCTCCACCCGCAGCCACGAAGACGATTGCTCTTGCTCCGATCCCGCTCAGCGTCAAGCCCCCAAACCACCCGCTCTCGCTCCTGCCTCCGCCGCAGTCGTTGACGCTAGACTTCACGAAGCCGGCCACCGCCTCGGCTAGGGAGTGCTTCAGCATGTCGACACCGATGCCGTCCGCCACGTCGTCGTTCGTGTCGTCCGTTACAGGTGACGGCAGCGTGTCGAACTGTACGCTCGGACCGTCCTCCCTCCTCCACCCTCTCTCTGCTGCATCGGCTGGGAAGCCGCCTCTCTCATCCACGAATAAGCGGAGGTGCCACGAGCACGACCAGACCCAATCGGAGCACGTAGCTGGAAAATACGCTGTTCCCGGTGCTCGCTGCCACTGCTCCAAGCGAAG GAAACTGCGTGTTAAACACACGATCCGCGTGCCTGCGGCTGATTCGAAGGCGGCGAATATCCCAGCCGGCGACGAGTACTCGTGGCGCAAATACGGGCAGAAGCCCATCAAGGGATCCCCATATCCAAG GGGTTACTACAAGTGCAGCACCCTGCGCGGCTGCCCTGCGAGGAAGCACGTCGAGCGTGCGCCGGATGACCCCTCGATGCTCATCGTCACGTACGAAGGAGAGCACCGCCACACTCCCTCCGCCTGCATCCCGATCTCTGGAGCCGCCGCAATGTGA
- the LOC122027623 gene encoding uncharacterized protein LOC122027623 isoform X4, whose amino-acid sequence MKRRRAQAALIACLILFVVAGSWRGGVVHRKHSRHHHAGRRPPPPAQELAAAGVATIRRQGCRLKKVDILCNDGEKNQSLVVDNDKRRVPTGSNPLHNRSFTSSLLFVLDMEAKLHQPSIPVSRVLEQGHKITKQEELQ is encoded by the exons ATGAAGAGGAGGCGCGCTCAGGCTGCGTTGATCGCATGCTTAATCTTGTTCGTCGTCGCCGGTTCCTGGCGCGGCGGCGTCGTCCACAGGAAGCACAGTAGGCACCATCACGCCGGACGTCGGCCACCACCACCGGCGCAGGAGCTGGCTGCTGCCGGCGTAGCTACCATTCGCCGGCAAGGATGCAGGTTGAAGAAGGTCGATATTCTCTGTAACGACGGCGAGAAGAACCAGAGCTTGGTCGTCGACAACGACAAGCGGCGCGTGCCGACCGGCTCAAATCCATTGCATAACAG ATCTTTCACTTCCTCTCTCCTTTTTGTTTTGGACATGGAAGCTAAG CTGCATCAACCAAGTATACCAGTATCCAGAGTTCTTGAGCAAGGGCATAAA ATTACAAAGCAAGAGGAGCTTCAGTGA
- the LOC122027623 gene encoding uncharacterized protein LOC122027623 isoform X3, with protein MKRRRAQAALIACLILFVVAGSWRGGVVHRKHSRHHHAGRRPPPPAQELAAAGVATIRRQGCRLKKVDILCNDGEKNQSLVVDNDKRRVPTGSNPLHNRSFTSSLLFVLDMEAKVCSKRFFFPRSTLELHQPSIPVSRVLEQGHKQEELQ; from the exons ATGAAGAGGAGGCGCGCTCAGGCTGCGTTGATCGCATGCTTAATCTTGTTCGTCGTCGCCGGTTCCTGGCGCGGCGGCGTCGTCCACAGGAAGCACAGTAGGCACCATCACGCCGGACGTCGGCCACCACCACCGGCGCAGGAGCTGGCTGCTGCCGGCGTAGCTACCATTCGCCGGCAAGGATGCAGGTTGAAGAAGGTCGATATTCTCTGTAACGACGGCGAGAAGAACCAGAGCTTGGTCGTCGACAACGACAAGCGGCGCGTGCCGACCGGCTCAAATCCATTGCATAACAG ATCTTTCACTTCCTCTCTCCTTTTTGTTTTGGACATGGAAGCTAAGGTTTGCTCGAAGAGATTTTTTTTCCCCCGAAGTACTCTCGAG CTGCATCAACCAAGTATACCAGTATCCAGAGTTCTTGAGCAAGGGCATAAA CAAGAGGAGCTTCAGTGA
- the LOC122027623 gene encoding uncharacterized protein LOC122027623 isoform X2, which yields MKRRRAQAALIACLILFVVAGSWRGGVVHRKHSRHHHAGRRPPPPAQELAAAGVATIRRQGCRLKKVDILCNDGEKNQSLVVDNDKRRVPTGSNPLHNSCINQVYQYPEFLSKGINKRSFSDAHESLADFSRRLQFDAVQFKPDLCLTDTNLYSCEDMRATCGGLGFLIGEEMSINNTATNVNICPRNLCKGS from the exons ATGAAGAGGAGGCGCGCTCAGGCTGCGTTGATCGCATGCTTAATCTTGTTCGTCGTCGCCGGTTCCTGGCGCGGCGGCGTCGTCCACAGGAAGCACAGTAGGCACCATCACGCCGGACGTCGGCCACCACCACCGGCGCAGGAGCTGGCTGCTGCCGGCGTAGCTACCATTCGCCGGCAAGGATGCAGGTTGAAGAAGGTCGATATTCTCTGTAACGACGGCGAGAAGAACCAGAGCTTGGTCGTCGACAACGACAAGCGGCGCGTGCCGACCGGCTCAAATCCATTGCATAACAG CTGCATCAACCAAGTATACCAGTATCCAGAGTTCTTGAGCAAGGGCATAAA CAAGAGGAGCTTCAGTGATGCACATGAGAGCTTGGCAGACTTTTCCAGGCGACTTCAATTTGATGCAGTTCAGTTCAAACCCGACCTCTGTTTAACGGACACAAATCTATATTCATGTGAAGACATGAGAGCCACGTGTGGGGGGTTGGGTTTCCTCATTGGAGAGGAGATGTCAATAAATAATACGGCAACTAATGTTAATATCTGTCCAAGGAATCTATGTAAAGGGTCATAG